AGAAAAAAAGTGTTGGAAGTAATAGAACGACTTGGCTATCGTCCAAATGCAGTTGCACGAGGATTAGCCAGTAAAAAAACAACGACAGTCGGTGTTATTATTCCTGATATCTCCAGTATTTTCTATGCCGAGCTAGCTAGAGGTATTGAAGATATTGCAACTATGTATAAATACAATATATTATTAAGTAACTCGGACCAGAATCCGGAAAAAGAAATCCATTTATTTCAGACGATGCTTGGCAAGCAAGTAGACGGAATGGTATTTATGAGCGGAAACGTGACAGAAGAGCATGTAAAAGAATTTGAGTCGGCCTCTGTTCCGATTGTATTAGCCGGATCTATTGAAGAACAAGGAAAAATTCCGTCTGTTAATATCGATTACGAGCAGGCTACATATGACGCCGTTAACAGTTTTATTGAAAGCGGACATAAGCATATTGCCTTTATTGTAGGACCGCTAAATGAACCGATCAATTCAGTGAAAAAATTAAATGGATATAAAAGAGCCCTTCAGGATGCGGGTATTGAATTCAATGAAGAATATGTAGTCGAAGGGGATTATTCCTATGACTCTGGTCTAGAGGCAACCGACCGGCTTTTTGATATGGACACACCGCCTACTGCTATTTTTGTCGGTTCAGATGAGATGGCATTGGCTGTTATTCATAGAGGAAAGGACCGTGGAATTGTTGTTCCAGACGAGCTTGAAGTAATTAGCTCCGATAATACAAGACTCACCCAAATGGTGCGGCCACAATTAACAACCATTGTACAGCCTCTTTATGATATCGGAGCGGTTGCGATGCGCCTATTAACTAAGCTCATGAATAAAGAATCCGTGGACGAGCATACGGTAATTCTCCCGCATCGAATTGAAAAACGGCAATCAAGTAAATAGACGAATAGGTAAAAACAGCCGCAGAAAGAAGTCTGCGGCTGTTTTTTATTGGATGGACGTCCCGTCTGCCTCTATCGAATCGGATACAGTACCTTTTCCAATGTCCTTCTATTTTTTTCGGTAATCTCGGCTTTCCTTGGAATAGGTGTGTACATATCCCGTGAGTCCGTCCATAATGCTGGTAAAGGAACAGGAGCCTTCTCTTGCCATTTTGTGATCCATTCAGCTGGAAGATTAGCTGAATTTACCTTTTCAAGCTGGTCAGTCATTTCAAGCCAGAGAAGGGACCATGCTCTAGGGACGACACGCCAGATGTCATATCCGCCACCCCCGACCGCAATCCATCTCCCTTGACAATACTGGTGTGCCAGTTCATGTGCTAATTGCGGGATTTTTTTGTATATATCCATCGTTCCGCAAAGGTGAGTTAACGGGTCATGGAAATGAGCATCCACTCCATTTTGAGTTATGATCACATCAGGTTTAAAATAATCTACTACTTCTCTTACAGCTGTTTCATATACCTCTAGCCAGGATTCATCTTCAGTAAAGGCGTCAATCGGGATATTAAAGGCGGTTTGATATCCTTTCCCCTGTCCTCTTTCCATGACATCTCCTGTACCGGGAAACAAGTATCGTCCAGTTTCGTGAATGGATAATGTACAAACAGAAGGCTCTTCATAAAAGGCCCATTGTACACCGTCACCGTGATGTGCATCCGTATCAATATACAGTACTTTTGCTCCATATTTGTTCACAATATGCTGAATCGCTACGGAACAATCATTGTAAATGCAAAATCCTGAAGCTTTGCCTTTAAAACCATGGTGCAAGCCCCCGCCTAAGTGAAGTGCATGTTTATATGAACTGCTCATCACCGCTTCGACTGCTGTAAGGGTTCCGCCTACAATGTAAGAGCTCGCTTCATGCATATTAGGAAAAATTGGGGTATCTTCGGTTCCTAATCCATAGGCGCCGGCCTTTTCAGTATCAATCTGGCCTAAACCGGCTAATTTTACCGCGTTTATATACGAAGAAGAATGGATTAACTGCAATTCATCTTCAGTTGCTATTCTCGGTTCCATAATGTGAGATTCATCAATGGCACCCAGACTTTTTAATAGATCGACAGTTAGGGTTAACCG
This genomic window from Bacillus oleivorans contains:
- the ccpA gene encoding catabolite control protein A: MNVTIYDVAREANVSMATVSRVVNGNPNVKPTTRKKVLEVIERLGYRPNAVARGLASKKTTTVGVIIPDISSIFYAELARGIEDIATMYKYNILLSNSDQNPEKEIHLFQTMLGKQVDGMVFMSGNVTEEHVKEFESASVPIVLAGSIEEQGKIPSVNIDYEQATYDAVNSFIESGHKHIAFIVGPLNEPINSVKKLNGYKRALQDAGIEFNEEYVVEGDYSYDSGLEATDRLFDMDTPPTAIFVGSDEMALAVIHRGKDRGIVVPDELEVISSDNTRLTQMVRPQLTTIVQPLYDIGAVAMRLLTKLMNKESVDEHTVILPHRIEKRQSSK
- a CDS encoding acetoin utilization protein AcuC, whose translation is MSKESLFIFSDKLLQYKFGGQHPFNQFRLTLTVDLLKSLGAIDESHIMEPRIATEDELQLIHSSSYINAVKLAGLGQIDTEKAGAYGLGTEDTPIFPNMHEASSYIVGGTLTAVEAVMSSSYKHALHLGGGLHHGFKGKASGFCIYNDCSVAIQHIVNKYGAKVLYIDTDAHHGDGVQWAFYEEPSVCTLSIHETGRYLFPGTGDVMERGQGKGYQTAFNIPIDAFTEDESWLEVYETAVREVVDYFKPDVIITQNGVDAHFHDPLTHLCGTMDIYKKIPQLAHELAHQYCQGRWIAVGGGGYDIWRVVPRAWSLLWLEMTDQLEKVNSANLPAEWITKWQEKAPVPLPALWTDSRDMYTPIPRKAEITEKNRRTLEKVLYPIR